Part of the Chitinivibrionia bacterium genome, ACAGACAAGTCGGCACGTTGCGCCCCAACGGCATTGCAAGTCGCGGGGTGCTTATTCGTCATTTGGTTTTGCCCGAAAATCTTGCGGGGACGGATAAATTTGTGCGCTGGGTCGCCGACGAACTCGGCACGGATACCCACGTAAATATTATGAGCCAATACACGCCAAAGTTTATGGCAAACGATTACCCGCCGCTAAACAGACGACTGATCCCCGGAGAATTCGACCAAGCAATGCGCTGGGCGAGAGAGGCTGGGTTGCGGAATTTTCATTGAGGAAGGGAAAGATAAATCGGATATTTTTAATTAAATTCAAATTACTTCGCATAAATACTCTTACATTATTTATTTTGTCTCCGAAATTACAAATAAACAAAGGTTTTTATGCTTGAAAAAAATGTTGACGATGATAAAAAATTGAAAGGGCTGGAGCGATATTCTGCGCGAGATATTGAAAATTGGAAAGAAAATGAAAAAATAATTGTCGCTAAAAGCGATAGCGATGTGGAAGATTTTATAAAAAACTCGTTAAACGGAAATATTAAGTTCGGAGAAATGCGCCTCGGAAGAATTGACAATGGGTTGGCGCAAAGGATACTGAATGAAACGGGTGTAAATTTAAGCGGATACAGTTTGTTGGTCAGAGCCGACGATGTAAGACACGTTTTTAATAAACACGGAAGTTCAAAAGATGAGAATAGTCGAGGGCAACAAGCGATAACCGCACGCGATATAGAGATATTTCCCGAAGTGATTGCAGATTTTGATCTTGTCCGAAAAGGCGAAAACAACACTTTATTATTCACGAAAGAAGTTAGCGGAAAATTAACGGCTGTAAGTATATACGCAAATGGCAGAAGAAGTTTGTCTCTTAAAACTATGTATAAAAGGATAGACAGAAGTGCAACCCAAGCGGCGAATGCTAAACGCTCTCGTCAAACGTCCAAAAACGACTTGGGCGGGACTTCCGATAATAAAATACAAACAAGCAACAAAAAAAGTCAAGAGTAAAACAGAAAATTTGTAAATTTTCATAAAATAGTCCCCAAAATTCCGGAAAATCGCACCGCATCGTAGGGGCGGGGTTGCGGAATTTTCATTGAGGGAGGAAAAATCTGCATTTGTTTTTTTCTGGCAAAAAGGGACGATTAAAAATCGTCCCTTGATAAATTTGAAAAACTAATTTTTATCTACTAACGCCGATTCTTGCGGAATAGGTGAATCTTCTGCCGCTGATTCCCGTTGCCTCTGCGATTATCAAATACGTCCCGTTGGCGACGAAACGCCCTGATTGGTTTTGCAAATTCCAGATAATGGGCAAATGATGATTTGCCCCTACGGCGGTTTCCGTGAATACGACATTACCCAACGCATCCATAATTCGCAGATTTATTGTTGCGGGCTCGGGGGTAATTACCGAAATTCTTGCGAAATCGGAGACAATTGCGTTTTCGAGGAGAATGCCGAAGCGGGTGTCGGTGTTTATGCGTCTGAAAATCGAATTTTGGCTTGGGTTTACCGTAACGGTTGCTATCGGAAAAAAGCCGCCCGGATAACTGATACCGCCTCCTTGCTCGCTGTTTAATTCCCACGATGCCGAATTTTCAGGCAGAGATACTAAGCCGGTTCTGTCGCCTGCGTTGTGCGTGCCGACAGCCGCTTCGGCAGTATAGGCGACAATAGTACCGCCTAATTCGCCTGTATGCGCTCTACCGAGAATACCTTGAATATTCTCTCTCTGTCCAATTATCAAACCACCCGTTATATTTAATACGGAATTGTCGCCCCACCCGATGCCAATCACGGCGAACCAGTTGCTATTACTACCTACCACTCCTCCGGAAATTGTGACGATATTATTTGAGCAATCAAAATTTTGTTGAATTGCTCCTCCTGTTGCGGAATGTATTATTCCTCCGGAAACTGTTAATCGACCGGCAGTATTTCTGGTAATTGCTATATCGTCGCCGGCGCTTATTATTTTTGCACCGTCCACAACCTCAAATTCGCCGCTACCGAAAATTCTTATAGTCCCCTCACCACTAACAGTCCAATCCCATGTGGCGGAATTCGTATATCTTGCCTGCCAAATAACTTTTGAGGTAGCGGGAATATTAAGAGCAATTCTTCTGTCTGCGTTATCAACCGACTCATTACCTGCACTCACAATTGCCACCGTTGCGTTCGCAGGTATCGACAGTGTTCCGTTTGCTCCTGCGGCTATAGTGACAGTAACGGATTCAATGCCTAAGGGAATATCAATGTTATCGCCGTCCCCGTTCCAAACAAATTCATTTGTCGCATTTATCTCTGTCATAGTAAAGGGAAAAACATCACCGTCGGCATTGTATTTAACGCCCGTTATAAGATTATTTTCAAAGTTCCACGATACAGGCGCGTTGTTCGGTAAAAATGACAAAAATTCTTTACCGCCGTTTGTTATTGAGCCGGAGAAATATGTGCTTACAGTAGGAAGAGCAATAATCACGCCGCCTAATTCGCCCGTATGCGCTCTATTGAGAATGCCTTCAGGTCCCGAATTCATATTCCCTCTCGGCGCAATTATTAAACCACCGATGATATTTAACTCGGAATTGTCTTCCCCCCAACTCGTAGTAGGTACAAAAATTACATTTGCAGTAGCGCTGTTGTTGCTTACCACTCCGCCGGAAATTGTGACAATAGCATTTGACCAAGAATTATTTTGAATTGCCGTGCCTCTGTCAGAATGCACTATTCCTCCGGAAACTGTGATTTGACCGCCAACACCAACTCTGTTAATTGCTATATCGTTGTCGGTGTTTATTATTTTCGCACCGTCCACAACCTCAAATTCACCGTCGTCGGCGGAAATTATTACAGCTCCTCCGATCGTCCACGTCGAATCCGTCCTCCAATCCGGCGCAGATGTAGAATTCGTATATCTCGCCTGCCAAATAACTTTTGAGGTAGCGGGAATATTCAGGGAAATTCTTCTGTCACCATTATTGACCGTTTCATTACCCGCACTCACAATCGTCACCGTCGTATTCTCCGGCACATCCATCGTTCCCTCTGCTCCTGCGGCAATTGTTACCGTCGTCCCATTTGTAATTGTCGGCGGCGTGTTATTATTCCACGTCACCTGTCCACACACCACACTCGCGATAATCCCTATCGTCGCCAATACCCTGAAAAGTTTCCTCATAAAACCGCCTTCCCGCCGTTTCCATACGGCAATGTTAAAATTTCAAGCAAGAAACAGCGGAAAGGCTGTTCTGCCGGTAAAATTCGTAATTTTTGCAGTAAATACAGAATACGCCTATGTTTTAATTAGAGAAGGCAGACAGAACAGCCCCGACGGACATTCGTCTTCTCTAATTGTTGATAGAGAATAACATATACGAAAAAACAGAACTAAAATTTCTGCTTCCTGTATTTACTGCACAAGAAAAATATGTTTTGTTTTTGGTGGTTTACGGGATTATTTTGTTTTTGGTGAAAATTTATCGTATGAGATAGACACACGGGTCTGCCCTTACGGTTTCCGTTTCCTGATTTTTTCTAAAACTAACAACCCGTCCAAATCAATTTTTGAAAACGCAAAACACAAAATTGCCGCCAATACATTTTTAAGACTTATCATAAAAACTCCCTTTTTATTTGTTTAATTGAACTTGTTTTCGACTTTGACGACACAAAAAAGAACGCAAAAATTTTGCGCCTGAAAAGGCGTCCCCTTGTAATATCCCCACATATATAATATGGAATATTATATATGTATATGTGTTGTGTTGTTCATTTTCTAATACTCCTTCACAAAATCGGAGTTAATTTCAATGGTTTTTCCGTCTTGTTTTATAACTCCTACGCCGAGTTCGTTCGCTTTTTCAACAACATAGTTGTCAAAAGAAAGCCCTGCAACTCCGAGATACACCCTGTAATTTGCGTATTCGGGGAAATATTTTCTGAATTGCGACAATTTTGTTGTTGCCAAATTTTCTACAAAATTCGGGTGAATACGAGTTTTTGCTTCAATAATCGCAACACTGTCGCCATTTACCAAAACAATATCAAATTCACAAGTTTCCTTTTTCTCTACTTTAAGATTAGGTATTAATTTGTCAAATTTTATTCCCGCAAAAGTAAGGTTTTTAGCAAGCGCGCGCTGAAAAAATTCTTCTGCGTAAAGCCCGTTGTTTTTTCCCATATTGCCAACAAGTTCTTTGAGCTTTTCAAGGCTTTTATCGGCTTTAGCCGCTCGCTTGTCGGCGGCGTCGGAGCGTTTTTGGAACTCTTCTTCGTTTTTCTTTTGCAATTCTCTAATCTCCGCAAAACCTTTCATGTTTTCCGCCATTGCCGCCCTGATTTCCGCCATTTCTTCTTGCCATTTTTCCATAAATTTCCGCCTTGCTTTGTTGTATCCTTGTATCAGTTGCAGATAAAAATACTATATGCGTAAGGACAATATAGCAAATTTTTTAGAAAGAACAATATTCGCTTACAACGAACTCCACTGAATTTCACAGCAAACGCCGTCTTCAAACCAGACGTTCAGGCATTTTTCTTGTGAGAAAAGTAAGCGCAATTTTACCTCTTCGTCTTCGCCCTCTTCCGCTTCGATTTCTTCTTCGTTGATGTCGTTGATGTTCATATTTTGCAAAATATTTTTGACATCTTTAATGCCTTTTCCGATAAGTTTTTTGCCGCCCAACTCAAAATCGTCGTCATCGACTTCTATTGTGCCTAATTTCCATTCGTCTTCTTCGTCGAAATAGAGCGTTGCGCCTAATTCGTCGTAAATCCACGCGACGGTATCGCCGAAATCTTCGCCGTCTGCGCTCGGCACTTCCGAGTTTTCTATTTCGCTTGGCTCGCCTAAAATCTTTTTAACTTCTTCAAAGCGCATTCCAAAACGCAACTCATTACCGAGACCTTTTCCTAATTCAATTGTTTTTTCCATTGTTTTCTCCTTTTTTTTGAAACTTACAGCACAAAAATATATTTTTTTTCCAAGCCCCGCGAACTTTTCTTCATATTCCGTGCGAATATTCCAAGTCGGCTCGTTTTCGTGCAGGTCTAAATTGAGCGAATTTATACGAAGCCCGAAATTATTAAATTCGGATAAAGAATACTCGAAAAATTTGCGATTATCCGTTTTATATTGCAAAATTCCGCCGCCGGTAAGAATTTTTTCATACTTTTTCAAGAAATTTGTATGAGTCATTCGCTTGTTTCTTTGCGATGTTCTTTCCCACGGGTCGCTGAAATTAAGATAGATTTTCTCTATTTCGCCGTTTCCGAATATTTCGAGGATATTGTTTGCGTCGTAGCGCAAAAGTCGCAGGTTTTTTATGGGGTTGTCTATTGTTTTTTCTAAAGCGCGCAACAAAACCGAGTCGAATTTTTCTATTCCCAAGAAATTTATATCTGGATTTTGTTTCGCCAAATTTATTATGAAATTCCCACGTCCGATACCGATTTCGAGGTGTAGCGGGTTGTTGTTTTCGAATATTTTCGTCCAGTTTCCTATAAAATCTTTTGGGTTTGCGACAACGATTTCGGGATTTGCGGCAAGCACACTGCCTGCGCGCGGGATATTTCTTAATCTCATACAATTTGTCCGTAAAAAATAGTTTCCTTAATAATTTCACTGATTGTCGGGTGCGCAAAAACTGTAGTTCTTATATCTTGAACGGTCAAATTTTTCTGAACTATCAACGCCATTACCGCGCTTATTTCTTCTGCGTTGGGCGAAATTAAATGCAATCCTGCAATTTTTCCGCTTTCTTTTTCGATTACCGCTTCGCATAGTCCTCTTTCGCCCGTATCTGTCATTGCGCGGAATTTGGCATTT contains:
- the trmB gene encoding tRNA (guanosine(46)-N7)-methyltransferase TrmB codes for the protein MRLRNIPRAGSVLAANPEIVVANPKDFIGNWTKIFENNNPLHLEIGIGRGNFIINLAKQNPDINFLGIEKFDSVLLRALEKTIDNPIKNLRLLRYDANNILEIFGNGEIEKIYLNFSDPWERTSQRNKRMTHTNFLKKYEKILTGGGILQYKTDNRKFFEYSLSEFNNFGLRINSLNLDLHENEPTWNIRTEYEEKFAGLGKKIYFCAVSFKKKEKTMEKTIELGKGLGNELRFGMRFEEVKKILGEPSEIENSEVPSADGEDFGDTVAWIYDELGATLYFDEEDEWKLGTIEVDDDDFELGGKKLIGKGIKDVKNILQNMNINDINEEEIEAEEGEDEEVKLRLLFSQEKCLNVWFEDGVCCEIQWSSL
- a CDS encoding radical SAM protein, whose translation is RQVGTLRPNGIASRGVLIRHLVLPENLAGTDKFVRWVADELGTDTHVNIMSQYTPKFMANDYPPLNRRLIPGEFDQAMRWAREAGLRNFH